TTTGTAATATAGTGATAGTGATCTGTCAATAAAGTATTGAGTCACTGTATAATTTCTCACAGTGCACCGCTCACCTGTCCCCAGCAGGAGGCGGCGTGTAGCGGTGTCCATCCGTCCGTGTCTGTCTCGTCCACATTCGCTCTGCGCTCCAGCAGCACCTCTCCCACTGACAAGTAGCCATTAGCTGCCGCTACgtgcagctacacacacacacacacacacacacacacacacattttacatgtgTATCATTCTCTCTTCTGCCTGTCTTGCTCTGTTTctgtcattctttctctctctctctccatctctctctgttgtcTCAGCAtcactgtttttctctctgcaatctttcctctttcttttttccatctctccatcttgcactctctctctctctctctctctatgtctttaCCCATCTCAATGCCCATCTTCTTCTCTCTGCCCAACCCTTGATCTTTTTTTCACCCCATTTCACTTTCTATTTCTATCTGTTcgtcttgctctctgtctccttATCTGCCTTTCCCacttcctctccctccctctctctctctctctctctctctctcagcatgtgtctgtctctcaccagGGTGGCCCCGTGTTGGTCCTTGGCGTTCAGGCTGTCTCCTCGGTCTATCAGTGCTTGGACGTCGGTCAGCATGTCTCTCTCCTTGGCAGCACGACACTCGTCTATCTGCTCCTGAGTGATGCCTGTGTACGCGAGGAAACGGTTTAAACGCACCGTAATCACGGCGTAACCCGTCTGTCCATCACAACATGGCACGGTTCACTCGGTCACATGACCGCTGTCATGTTCAGGAGACAGCCAATGAGATGGTAGCTAGTAAGATTCTAAGAGttatggccagaaaagtgtacaatacACGTCATACGGTCTGTGGGCGGAGTCTGCTAGCGACAGAACAAAGAACAGTAGACTTGAGTTTTTATAATATTTGGCGACAGTGATGACGTGACGCTGAGAACGAGACTCACCCTGCTCGGCCATCACTACCTCGATGAGCTCGAGTGTGGCTTCGTCCTCACACAGGTCGTACGGCATGTTCCCGTCTGCATTTACTGCCAGCAGATCCgctccactacacacacacacacacacacaaacacaaaatcacTAGTAACACaactcaaaaacacacagtttAATGTGTTTACGCAAGACGTGACACTCCAGCAGTCACGTTACAGTCTGTGCTATAGTTAGAGTAATTACGGTAGGCGCGCTACTCCAATGCTTACGGTAGTTTGTCcgtttgttagtgtgtttgtggaCATTGGGACAGACACTCACGCCTGGACGAGGATCTGGACAAGGCCGGTGTGTCCGCAGGTGGCAGCGGCGTGTAGCGGAGTCCAGAGCTCACTGTCGCACGCGTTCACGTTTGCACCCGACTCCAGCAGACAGCGCACCACATCCACAAAGTCATCGATGCAGCACTGGgcacggagagagagagggagagagggagagagagagagagagagagagagagatgagacacAGCTGCTTAAACACACCTTCATTATCAAACACTAAGCTTCTGTTTGACTTATCCTTTACATCCTTCAGTCTATTGTTAACAACCGAAACTGGCTTAAACACATACTGTGTCAAAATAAGCAATGCATCATGGGTATTCCGCAATCACTGGGCAAGATCATTTGAACCCATTGTGGAGCCTTGTGGGACTTcagtaaacttttgaactggacTAAATCTTCCGAAATAGGAGATAATTAAAGGTCAATTTTAAAAAGGTTTGAAAGGTTCTGGAACTCTCCTGAGCAGGAACTACACAGTTCCTGGAGAAGTTCCTGGTCTAACACGAGCATTAACtaacatttcattattattattattatttttttaattatccaaAAGCAGGTTTGGAAAATAGATCATTCTGTGAAGCTTGTATTTTAGCAGTCAGTACCCAAGCGCCACCCCAGTAAGTTCCTGGTCTGCAGAGAGGTACAGACTCAGCAGCAGGAAGCAGGAAGCTATCAGGAattaaacaggggtgaaaaaaAATTGGCGCTGGTTCCTGGAGGTGCAGCTAAACTTCCTGAGTTTCTAGTAAAGTTCCTGTGGTGGAGACGAGCCTAAGAACACAACAGCGTAGAAAAGCAGTGAttatacaatgtgtgtgtgtgtgtgtgtgtgtacctggtgtaAAGCTGTGAGTCCGTCTTCGTTAAACAGGTCTGGGCTAACACCACTCTTCAGCAgctccctcactgcaacacacacacacacacacacacactctttgccTCCATGTACTGCGTTCATCTCTCACACTCCAGAACGCTAAAGTAGGCGTGTCGTTCTCTAAAACAAGCCCAGCGTGCGTAAATAAAGCTAATTTACTGTAACGGAATTTACGGATTTACCTTCGTTGAGGTCGTTCCTGGCGGCGGCCTCCAGCAGCGTGATGTTGCTGGGGAACCTCACCTTCTTTCCTCCGTCTTTCCTGCCCTTCTTCTCGGCGTCGCTCTTCTTCTGCGCGACGTTGTTCTTCCCCATGCGCGCGTTCTCCTTCTCCATCTGCGCCCAGCCCTTGAGCTGCTGCGCCCGTCTCTTCTGCGCGTGCTTCAGTCGGTCCGTCGTGGAGAGGCGGCCCACGCTCGTCATCTCGGCCAGCAGCTCGCCGTGCTCCGCCATTTCCGGCGACAAGAACCGAGGCTCGGTTTGGTTTAGGCTCGTATCCTGATTATGAGATTCGTGAAGCAGTAATCATTCCTTgtgttgtcttttttgtttttttttttaacgtaatCGGTGTGGATTGTCCAAGGCCTGAAGTTCTCAGGGCCAGTTCACCTTGTGGTTCCAGTACAGCTTTTTTGTTTCCTGATTGTGGAGATGTTTCTCAAACCTTCAGACCTTCTCACTTCCACTACAGCTCTAGTTTCAGCTTAAGGATGGTGCTTGTCCATTTCAGACGAACGATAATAACCTCGGAAGTAAACAAAGACGTCGCGAGATGAATATTCCACAAGTgtgcaatgaaaaaaatgaaagatgaaatttgacaggaaatgaataataataataataataataaaaaaaactaggcTAGGTCTTGATACACAACGTTCCAGACTCTGGAGGTTCCAAAAAAACTGAACCAAGACCCTTAAATAACGGAGGAAATGTCTTGAAGTAGGGAAGCAACGTGGAGAAGGTTCCTGATTGTCAAGTCAGACTTCTTCTGACTTCTTTTAAAACTGTTTCGGATTAAATCCGGACATTAAAATAGAACGAAATTACAAGAAGTTGTGCGTTTGGGTGAAAACAAACGTGAAGTCCACTACGTAGGGTGCATTACGTCATactctatgtagtgagcatatatacaCGACTAAAATAAACGTATTTCAAAGATCATTTGTGATTGTTGAACAA
The sequence above is a segment of the Pangasianodon hypophthalmus isolate fPanHyp1 chromosome 12, fPanHyp1.pri, whole genome shotgun sequence genome. Coding sequences within it:
- the ppp1r16a gene encoding protein phosphatase 1 regulatory subunit 16A translates to MAEHGELLAEMTSVGRLSTTDRLKHAQKRRAQQLKGWAQMEKENARMGKNNVAQKKSDAEKKGRKDGGKKVRFPSNITLLEAAARNDLNEVRELLKSGVSPDLFNEDGLTALHQCCIDDFVDVVRCLLESGANVNACDSELWTPLHAAATCGHTGLVQILVQAGADLLAVNADGNMPYDLCEDEATLELIEVVMAEQGITQEQIDECRAAKERDMLTDVQALIDRGDSLNAKDQHGATLLHVAAANGYLSVGEVLLERRANVDETDTDGWTPLHAASCWGQLQMVELLVAHGADLNAKSLLDESPLDVCVDEEVRAKLLELKHKHDAIMKNQDKHKGSLQRRASSASSRGKVVRRTSVNERSSLYRREHHKEAMVWQDRGRQDRQTEDEDEDRQTDAELKHMTAASSRVQDLHYPENDRGLENGDRDSVVGNGGTFVASSSLVPGEQRGGGRRERSASYQLTPAPANVDPGDTDSMTREKSHQTLAELKRQRAAAKLQKRQAPAPPLLPPTQEEAGLAEQAAQPVYFTPASGDPPLLKLKAPEEEEPANSKEPCCGLM